CGCAAAGTGCGGAGCATGGTGGACCGGGCGCAACGCGATTTGACCAAGCAGCGCAAGCCGTGCGGGCGAGTGCCGATTGGGTTAATGCTGGAAGTGCCGGCGGCGGCGGTGATGATTGAATCGCTGTTGGAAGTGGTCGATTTTGTTTCCATCGGCTCCAACGACCTGGTGCAGTATTTAATGGCGGCCGATCGCGATAATCCGCGCGTCAGCCATTTGTGCCAACCGCTAAGTCCCGCCGTGCTGCACGTGCTGGCCAACACCATTGCCGCTTGCAACCGGGCCAAAAAGCCGGTCACGCTGTGCGGGGAAATGGCCGGCCGCCCGCGCGCCGTGGTGCTGCTATTTGGCATGGGGCTGCGCAGCTTCAGCATGAGCCCGGCGTTTATACCGACGATCAAAGAGCTGATTTCGAACCTGACGCAAGCCAAGGCGGAAAAAATTTTGCAGCACGCGCTCAAGCTGAGCACCTCCGCCCAAATCATCCGCTACATGGAGCGCCAAATTACCGAACTGGCGCCCAATGTGAAGCTGCTCGACACGGCATGACGTGAAATTGTTTCTGGCGCGTGTAATGCAGATCGGTATCGACCCAGCAGCCCTACTTCTCGAAGCAGGAGCGCAACAAAAAAGCCCGGTGGTTAAACCGGGCTTTGACCGTGGGTCTTGTTGAACGATTGCAATCTTAGCGGCCGCTGCCGGCTTGCCAACCGTCGTTGTTCGTCGATGAATTGCTGTTCGAAGCAGCCGACCAGCCGCTGGTGGAATTGCTATTCTGGCTCGCCGGATACATCGCCGTGTGGAACACCGAGCCGCGATCGGCCGTGTTGAAAATGGCCGTTGTCACCTGGGGATTCATGAGCGAGGTTGAGGTGGTTCGGCTTTGTGGATCCAAGAGGCGCGGAGCGGCGCCGGAATTCATTTTGTCGTTATCTGGAATTGCAGTCGGCGGCGTCAACGATGAATTATTCTGCGGGGTGGCGCCGCTCGGCTGGAACGTGTTGGCTGGGGTGCTGCCCGCGGGCGGAGCAGCCGGCGTGGGCATGCCGTTCATCGACGGGGCAATCATCCCTTGCGGACCACTGGGGGGCATGCCGTATGCAGGCGGCGCTACATAGCCAGCAGGTGGCGCTGCATAGCCAGGAGCCGCGCCATAGCCTGGCGTGGTAGTCGTGGTGTAAGCCGGCGCCGCGGCGTAGCTAGGAGGCGTGGCGGCGTAAGCTGGGGCCGCGCCGTATAGCGAAGTCGTCGCTGCCGGAGCGGCGGTGTAAGCCGGTGGGCCGTACGAAACAGCCGCTCCGCCGCCGCAAGTAGCGCAGCCGCTGGTGGCAGCCGGTGCGTACGCCGCGCCGCTATAGTAGGGAGCGCTGGCGCCGCAACTGGTGCAGGCCGGGGCCGCATAATTTACTTGTGTGGCCACGGGCCGATAGCTGGTATACGGAACCATCACAGGGCGGCGCACATACGTGGTGACGGGCTGCATCACCGTTTGCGAACCACCGCAAGGATCGCACGCAGCCACTGGCTGGCACGAAGTGCAAGGCACGCACGTATATTCCGTCCGGTAACTGGTTTGCGGCACGTAGCTAATTTGTTGCGGGCAAACGGCGCATGCGGGCGTGACGACGGGCGCAGGGCAAACCGGTTCTTTCGGCTTGAACCAACAGCAGCACCAATCCGAAAAGCAACACGCCTGGCTTGTTCCACTGGCCAGCGCCACGGAAGTTACCACAGCCGCTACGCTGCACCGCACAAATCTTTTGAACATGACATCGCTCCGATGCTCGATGGGAACCCTTCTTTATGTTAAATCCGCGGGTCGACGGATTGTCAACAAGCGCTGGCGCGCCGGCGACCATTTGGAAGAACATTCGTCAGGGGCAACACGTTCGCGTTGCACAAGCTGTGCTGGCGTGGTGTCATTCTGCGATTGCACTTCCTGGCGCTAGTGCGAACCGCGCGCCTAAGCGCTGCGGCCGCGCAAATCCTGCGCCTTTCGCTTGTGCAAGCGTAGGTTACAAAAAGGCAACGCCGCAGAATGCAAAAAGAATTCCTGGTTGACGTTGATCAGCAATGGCGGCTGTGTAATTGTTACAACCGTTACAAGCGGCCAGGCGTTCGCTTGCCACTTAGCCTGCACCGAGATGAACAAGCTCTTCTTGGGGTGACCCTTCCTGAGGCGCCCGCCGTCGCTGTTCGTACAAATCGTACAAGGCAAATAGGGTTTCGCGCACGTTGCCGGCGGCTGCCTGGAAGGCGGCGGCCACCTCTGCGTGGCCAATCTGCCCACCATGCGAGGGTAACACGTCGTCGATTAGGAACTGAACGGTCGCCAAATCCGCCGCCGTGCGAAACAGAACCGGCAAGCTGCGATCAGTCGGCGCAGCATGCGCGGTAATCAACAGCCCCCAACGATGGCGCCGGCACGCCGCGGCCAACCGTTGCCGCTGCCACCAACTCAGTTGCTCGTAACCGTCGATCACCAGCAGCCGGCGGCGTGTTGACTGGTGCGAGGCAGCGAGCGCACCGGGCGGCAATTTCCTTTGACCGTTGTGCAATGCGATGAGCTGCACCGCCACATTTTGCTCCTTGATGAGCGGAATTAAGGAGGCCAGCAGTGTCGATTTTCCACTGCCGTGCGGGCCGACAATCGCTCCCCGCCAGCCAGCCGCTTGCAACCGCGCCACCACCGCGGCTGCATCGACGCCGGTGGAAAATAAATATGGGACCGCTCCGGGTCGCACCCACCGTGTGGAAAACGGATTGCTTTGTCGGGATTGCATAGCCGCATCGCTCTTCGTTACTGACTACTTGCTTGCTCGCCGGATCCCACGGGAGGCGGAACCGCGCCCAGGTGGAAGGCTTTTTCGGCCACAAAATCGCGCCCCTCGCGCAAAAATATTCGGACCCGCACGCACCAGCAAATTTTCACAGAGAACCCTTCATAACTCAACGGGCTATTGGGCAACACGGTTTGAAACCGGCGCCGTTGATGCAGATTCAGCTCCGGCACATCCTCGGCCGACACGCGCTCGAAATAATGCACGCCTAAATCTTCGTCGCCGGCGCCTTCGGTAAACCACAGCACGGAAATTTCCACCGCCCGAAGCGCGGCGGGATCGACGGCGTCAATTTGAAAGGCGCCCGCCAAAACTTCGCCCGGCTCGAACTCTTGCTGGCGCTTGTCAATTTGAATGCTGATTAACGGCTGGCGAAGCATTTTGATCATGGAAAAATCTCTCTTCTCATCCGCGCGGTGCGCCAACTTCATGGCCTACGCCGGCTGCCGGCTCATCGGCTTGAGCGCCATTTGACCGCTCCGGCGGATACACCACCACCGCATAGCTCCGCTCGAACGCTGGCCACCCCTCCGCCTCGCCCCGCGCAATCAGCTTCCATTGCACTTGATTGTGATCGGCCTCGAAGGAATGCATGGCCCCTGGCGGCACACGAAACTCGGCAACAATTTCGAACGGCTCGCCCGGAACAATTTCAAAATTCTGCTTCTGCAATAATTGCTGCGTGTAGACTTCCCGGCGATCAGTGCGAGTATCGGTTCCTTGATGAAATGTGGCCTGCTCCTCGCAGCGCAAAAGCACCTCGAAGGTTTTCACCGACAAATGCCCCTGCTGCGCCACGTACAACTCGTAAGCAACGCCGGGCAGCAGCGGATGGGCCGATATTTCTACAATCGTGGGACCCACGCCCGTGGCAATTAAAATCTCGCGCACAAAGTAATAAATGAGAAAACAACCCACCAGGAAAAATGGGAGCACCAGCAAATCGAGCGGCCAATCGCCGGCGCCTTGCAAGTGCTTGCGCACTGCCAGCACGACAAACACCGCGACAATGCCGTTCCAAATCAGGCAAATGGTTGTGGCCGCCAGCAAGCGCCAGCCCTGCGATGCACTGCTGGGCAAGCGATACTTCAATTGCGTGCCCGGGCTGTTGGTTAAATCGGCATCGAACGGCACGGTGGGATAATCTTTCGCCCGCGCGCTTTGTTCTTCAAATAAATCGATGCGCCCAAGTTGCCCTCGCGCCGCCTGATGCTCCGGCGAGCGCCCCCAATGCCACAGCGTGTACGCCAAGCCGCCGCCGCCGATGAGCATAAAGCCGCTGGGCGCCAACAGCAACATCCAAAACCATAAGCTGTATCCGCGCACCAGCACCGCCACGCTGGGATCGAGCGGATCGTACCAGCAAGCGTACGCTTGGCCAATTTCGTAGCGATCCAAAAGCGATTGCGCGTCTGCTTCGTGGCTGGTGGACGTGGAGGCAATGTCGTAGGTCCAAATATCGTCGGGCGACTGGTCGTACTGGATTTTCGCTTTCGGCACGTACAGCAGGTTGCCGTCCGGATCGTGCCGATGCTCGATTCGCTTTTCGAGGATGGTCGCCGTGGTTTCCAAAAATTCGTGATTAGCCCGCCACTCCGGAATGACTTTTCGGGCGAGCAGCAGCACCAAAAATGCGGTCCCCATGGTCAACAGCAGGGCGAAGAACACCACTTCGCCGACATTCCGCAGAGTCTTCGACCCCGTGCGGCGATGACCGCGCTTCTTACCGAACATGCGGAACGATCGAGCCACGTCCGTAATGAGGGCTAAGGAAAAAAATGTGCGGGGAAAGACGCAGCAAATCAATGCTTGGGCGCCAGCAGCGCCGACAGTTTGAGTGTACACCTTCCGCCTGGCAACGCCAGCCTGCCACAGGCGCACAGAGGCATACGCACCGCAAGAACCTCGCGGAAAATGCGGCTTCTCCTGCTTTCTCAGCGCCACGGTCTATTTCGACCCGCGTGCAAACGAATTGGTTAGGCTATGCTGACCTCGGCCTGGCGGTTCGGGCGGAAAAAGCCGATGCCTTCCAGGGCGGTATAAACCTCTTCCAATGTCTTTTCGCCGAAGTTGGAAATGCTCAGCAAATCATCGCGAGTGCAATTCAACAGATCGTCCACCGTGAAGATGCCCCGTTCCTCCAGGCAATTGGTGGTTCGCACCGAAAGGCCGATTTCGGCGGTGCTCATTTCGAGCCGTTCGGCCAAACCATCGTGCGGACTGGAAATAGTATTCAGCGGAATACGAGTGCGACTCATGGGTTCCCTCCCGTCAACTAGCGCTTCCTTCCGGCACGCGACCCCACCATGAGTTCGAATACGCACCGGATGTTGAAGTGCTAGTATAACGAAATTTCCAATTTCGCCAACTACTTTGCCCAAGTTTCCAAAAAAAATTCGTGCTCATCTTCTATGTCGCCTCTTCGGACGGCGCGGTCAACACAAACGCTAGCATGTGCGCTGCCCTTCGCGGCGTGTGTGCTAGCGGTATACTTATGTATGGTAGGCAGTGGTCGGTGATCAATGGTCGGTGAACCGAACGATTGATTTCTCGTCGACTCCAAAGAGTCTTTGCAACTTGGTTCACCAACTACAGGCAATCAACAACCATTACTGACAACTGGCCGCCGATCACTCAACCTCTCACACTGCGTTGCCGTCTCATGAGCATCGAACAACTTACCGAAGCCCAATTGGCAGCCGTGCGGCATGTCGACGGTCCGCTGCTCATTCTTGCCGGTCCGGGGAGCGGCAAAACGCGCGTGGTTACGCATCGCATTGCAAACCTGCTGGAGTTGGGCGTTCCGGCGCGGCACATTTTAGCGCTCACCTTCACCAACAAAGCGGCCGATGAAATGAAGCGTCGCGTGGCCCTGCTGGCCCCGCTGGCCGCCGTGTGGATGAGCACTTTTCACCGTTTTTGCGCGCAGCTGTTGCGGGAATACGCCCCGTACATTGGGCTGCCGGAAAACTACACCATTTACGACACTTCCGACAGCTTGCAAGCCCTGCGGCACACGCTCGATGCGCTCGATTTAGACCTCACCCACACCACGCCGGAGCGCGTGCAATCGGCCATGAGCTGGGCCAAAAACAATCTCATTACGCCGGAGCAATACGAACCCCGCAAAGGCAGTCCGGTGGGCGCTATCGTGGCCCGCGTGTATCCGGAATATCAAAAGCGGTTGTTGGCGAGCGGAGCGGTCGATTTCGACGATCTGCTGTTGCACACGGCGGTATTGTTGCGCGAGAACCCGGAAATTCGCCGCCGGCTGGACGATCGCTACCGTTACATTTTGGTCGACGAATATCAAGACACCAATTTAGCGCAGTACACCATTGTGCGGGCGATGTCGGTTGACTATCCGAACCTGGCGGTCACCGGCGATCCGGATCAATCGATTTACGGCTGGCGCGGCGCGAACCTCAGCAACATTCTGGATTTTGAGCACGATTATCCGAACGTGAAGATCGTGCGGTTGGAGCAAAACTACCGCAGCACCAAGCGCATTTTGCGCGTGGCCGATCGGCTCATCTCCTTCAATAAGCGACGCAAGCTGAAAACGCTGTTCACCGACAATGCCGAAGGGCGCGCGGTGCAATTGATTTTTCATCCTACGCAAAAAGATGAAGCGGAGCAAATTGCCGGCACGATCGAAGCTGAAGTGCGCTCCGGCCGACGCCGCCCGCGCGATTTCGCGATTTTTTACCGGACCAATGCGTTATCTCGGGCGTTGGAATTTGCGCTGCGCGAATACGGCATTCCGTACCAAATGATCAACGGCCTGGAATTTTATCAGCGCAAGGAAATCAAGGATGTGCTGGCGTATTTGCACTTGCTGAACAATCCGCGCGACAACGTGGCTTTCGCGCGCATCATCAACACGCCGCCACGGGGCATTGGCCGCGGCACCATCGGCAGGCTGCAAGATTACGCCGCCACACGGGGTTTCTCGCTCCTTTCGGCCGCGCGCGAGGCCGGTTTGATCGAAGGCCTGAATAAAAGGGCGGCCGTGGGGGTGGCCAAGTTTGTGGCCCTGTTCGATCACGTGACGCTGGCGGCCGGCGCCCCGGTGGAAGAAATTATCGGGCGAGTGCTGGCCGATTCCGGTTATCACGATTTTCTAAAAGAGTCGGAAGACG
This DNA window, taken from Pirellulales bacterium, encodes the following:
- a CDS encoding DUF3592 domain-containing protein, which encodes MYTQTVGAAGAQALICCVFPRTFFSLALITDVARSFRMFGKKRGHRRTGSKTLRNVGEVVFFALLLTMGTAFLVLLLARKVIPEWRANHEFLETTATILEKRIEHRHDPDGNLLYVPKAKIQYDQSPDDIWTYDIASTSTSHEADAQSLLDRYEIGQAYACWYDPLDPSVAVLVRGYSLWFWMLLLAPSGFMLIGGGGLAYTLWHWGRSPEHQAARGQLGRIDLFEEQSARAKDYPTVPFDADLTNSPGTQLKYRLPSSASQGWRLLAATTICLIWNGIVAVFVVLAVRKHLQGAGDWPLDLLVLPFFLVGCFLIYYFVREILIATGVGPTIVEISAHPLLPGVAYELYVAQQGHLSVKTFEVLLRCEEQATFHQGTDTRTDRREVYTQQLLQKQNFEIVPGEPFEIVAEFRVPPGAMHSFEADHNQVQWKLIARGEAEGWPAFERSYAVVVYPPERSNGAQADEPAAGVGHEVGAPRG
- a CDS encoding DNA-directed RNA polymerase subunit alpha C-terminal domain-containing protein, with the translated sequence MSRTRIPLNTISSPHDGLAERLEMSTAEIGLSVRTTNCLEERGIFTVDDLLNCTRDDLLSISNFGEKTLEEVYTALEGIGFFRPNRQAEVSIA
- a CDS encoding UvrD-helicase domain-containing protein, giving the protein MSIEQLTEAQLAAVRHVDGPLLILAGPGSGKTRVVTHRIANLLELGVPARHILALTFTNKAADEMKRRVALLAPLAAVWMSTFHRFCAQLLREYAPYIGLPENYTIYDTSDSLQALRHTLDALDLDLTHTTPERVQSAMSWAKNNLITPEQYEPRKGSPVGAIVARVYPEYQKRLLASGAVDFDDLLLHTAVLLRENPEIRRRLDDRYRYILVDEYQDTNLAQYTIVRAMSVDYPNLAVTGDPDQSIYGWRGANLSNILDFEHDYPNVKIVRLEQNYRSTKRILRVADRLISFNKRRKLKTLFTDNAEGRAVQLIFHPTQKDEAEQIAGTIEAEVRSGRRRPRDFAIFYRTNALSRALEFALREYGIPYQMINGLEFYQRKEIKDVLAYLHLLNNPRDNVAFARIINTPPRGIGRGTIGRLQDYAATRGFSLLSAAREAGLIEGLNKRAAVGVAKFVALFDHVTLAAGAPVEEIIGRVLADSGYHDFLKESEDEDDQERLANIEELLTAAREFDETHPGPGALEAFLEQAALVNDTDAWEVDDDRVTLMTVHAAKGLEFPVVFIIALEEGIFPHERSRNEEEQLEEERRLLFVGVTRAKEELYLNRACYRHYRGQFRPTVPSAFLMELPQEELDFQQPQTAPLPEPAFSDLHAEDQHGDDAIDFDPHDLEFPSPPSEAGQVAASLSAGADNSSLSLPLEEGRGEGAVSAPPFRFTTAAELAARSASAAPGQAAPSLPSISPEVFHQGMVVRHPHYGLGKIVALSGSGLKRKATVMFASSAGEKRFLLAHSPLCPASL